In Colletotrichum lupini chromosome 6, complete sequence, a single window of DNA contains:
- a CDS encoding 40S ribosomal protein S20, with translation MSYNKDKDFGEAPKTHKIRITLSSRKVQSLEKVSAELIERAKSKDLRVSGPVRLPTKTLKVTTRKTPCGEGSKTWDCFEMRIHKRLIDLNAPTEIVKQIIINIEAGVEVEVTIAA, from the exons ATGTCTTACAACAAGGACAAGGACTTCGGCGAGGCGCCCAAGACGCACAAGATCCGCATCACCCTCTCCTCCCGCAAGGTCCAGTCCCTCGAGAAGGTCAGCGCCGAGCTCATTGAGCGCGCCAAGTCAAAGGACCTCCGCGTCTCCGGCCCCGTCCGCCTGCCCACCAAGACCCTCAAGGTCACCACCCGCAAGACCCCTTGCGGTGAGGGTTCCAAGACCTGGGATTGCTTCGAGATGCGCATCCACAAGCGTCTCATTGA CCTCAACGCCCCCACCGAGATCGTCAAGCAGATCATCATCAACATCGAGGCCGGTGTCGAGGTCGAGGTCACCATTGCCGCATAA
- a CDS encoding CUE domain-containing protein encodes MATSLPPLAPFPTPSWRAKLTSQDWEALLEAWTALTQAYLALSDKDLSRAAVKEDASIPAFLSSFTTQVAEAGPSPILGRSSTTSKALLRSSFTLTSRLLTNPTTPPPTPLTTAPFLCAFSKLYRKNAPTTLSKAFHLHASALEHPLAGLKKSLAQSMEAGLKADLKSLEARLANLNHLLHASPHAASFFLAGSDFFDGLVTAFKITNPPLRKVLVATMYLCLVGLTDGEQPRFGMLADVLFSLKSTAETHRVGPLNVNDSLVAELVTVTPVLKQLSKRAEEKGAASTALKSRISALEGFKKPGGGMMRPKRLVKRKVDKGKGKDVAEEGQVQAELHMHRQSQISLIQDLFPDLGSGFISKLFDEYGDNTEIVTAHLLEDSLPPHLAAMDRSAPLSPTFERRKSQLEPRPTPPQLPERHNVFDDDELDRLELDVSKLHFGKKGPEKTADDVLKDRSTAPNRAAILSALAAFDSDDDERDDTYDADDVGGTVDNANEEADGQKDASEETLYKAFQADPSVFDRQATTRRGQARGKLREETGMTDEAIEGWALMLVRNPGQKRRLEAKYSGAAAFTGTQTEILSTAWRASPAGSGAEDSENGGGSYSRGGGGGRGRGGRGRGGRGGGGRGGGNVAGPTGEKETEAARRRKEASKSSRANHNRRDQRAKKMARGGFPG; translated from the exons ATGGCAACCTCCCTCCCGCCCCTGGCCCCCTTCCCCACGCCATCGTGGCGCGCAAAACTCACTTCTCAAGATTGGGAAGCCCTCCTCGAAGCCTGGACGGCCCTCACGCAAGCCTACCTCGCCCTCTCAGATAAAGACCTCTCCCGCGCCGCCGTGAAAGAAGACGCCTCCATCCCAGCCTTCCTCTCCTCCTTTACAACACAAGTCGCCGAAGCAGGACCCTCACCCATCCTAGGACGCTCCTCCACGACATCAAAGGCCCTACTCAGGTCGTCATTCACACTCACATCCCGCCTCCTCACAAACCCAACAACACCACCCCCAACACCCCTAACCACAGCCCCCTTCCTCTGCGCCTTTTCAAAACTCTACCGCAAAAACGCGCCCACCACCCTCTCAAAAGCCTTCCACCTCCACGCCAGCGCCCTCGAGCACCCCCTAGCAGGCCTCAAAAAGTCACTCGCGCAATCCATGGAAGCAGGTCTCAAAGCAGACCTCAAATCCCTCGAGGCCCGCCTCGCGAACCTGAACCATCTACTCCACGCCTCCCCACACGCCGCATCCTTCTTCCTCGCCGGCTCAGACTTCTTCGACGGCCTGGTCACGGCCTTCAAGATTACGAACCCGCCGCTGCGCAAGGTCCTCGTCGCGACGATGTACCTCTGCCTGGTAGGCCTGACGGATGGCGAGCAGCCTCGCTTCGGGATGCTGGCTGACGTGTTATTCTCCCTAAAATCCACTGCCGAGACGCATAGGGTTGGCCCGTTGAACGTGAACGATTCCCTCGTGGCTGAGCTCGTCACCGTCACGCCGGTGCTGAAGCAGCTGTCCAAGAGGGCCGAGGAGAAGGGCGCGGCGTCGACGGCGTTGAAGTCACGGATTTCAGCGCTGGAGGGATTCAAGAAGCCTGGTGGCGGAATGATGCGGCCAAAGAGGCTCGTGAAGAGGAAGGTCGACAAGGGCAAGGGCAAAGATGTCGCGGAAGAGGGACAGGTTCAGGCGGAGTTGCACATGCACCGGCAGAGTCAGATATCACTCATTCAAGATCTGTTTCCGGATCTGGGGTCAGGGTTCATCTCGAAGCTGTTTGATGAATACGGTGATAATACGGAGATTGTTACGGCTCATTTACTAGAGGATTCATTGCCTCCGCACCTTGCGGCGATGGACCGCTCTGCTCCGTT ATCCCCCACGTTTGAAAGAAGGAAAAGCCAGCTTGAACCTAGACCAACGCCGCCGCAGTTACCTGAACGCCACAATGTGTTTGACGACGATGAACTCGACAGACTGGAGCTGGACGTTTCCAAGCTCCACTTTGGAAAGAAGGGACCCGAAAAGACTGCCGACGACGTGCTCAAGGACAGATCGACTGCACCAAACAGGGCAGCCATCTTATCAGCACTCGCCGCATTCGACTCCGATGACGACGAACGTGACGACACCTACGACGCAGACGATGTTGGAGGCACGGTCGACAACGCCAATGAAGAGGCCGACGGCCAGAAGGATGCTAGCGAAGAAACACTGTACAAAGCCTTCCAAGCCGACCCCAGTGTATTTGACAGGCAGGCTACGACAAGGAGGGGCCAGGCGAGAGGAAAGTTGAGAGAAGAGACTGGCATGACGGATGAGGCCATTGAGGGTTGGGCACTGATGCTGGTGAGGAATCCGGGTCAAAAGCGACGTCTCGAGGCCAAGTACAGCGGCGCCGCTGCATTCACCGGTACTCAGACCGAGATTCTGTCAACGGCATGGCGAGCTAGTCCGGCTGGCTCTGGCGCAGAGGACTCTGAAAATGGTGGTGGCAGCTACTCACGgggcggcggaggcggcCGTGGACGAGGAGGTCGCGGCCGTGGTGGAAGAGGAGGCGGAGGCCGTGGAGGCGGTAATGTGGCCGGTCCTACTGGCGAAAAGGAGACCGAGGCTGCGCGGAGGAGAAAGGAAGCCAGCAAGAGCTCTCGGGCAAACCACAATCGCCGCGATCAAAGAGCAAAGAAGATGGCGAGAGGCGGATTCCCTGGCTGA